One Odontesthes bonariensis isolate fOdoBon6 chromosome 17, fOdoBon6.hap1, whole genome shotgun sequence genomic window carries:
- the lrr1 gene encoding leucine-rich repeat protein 1 — MKLQCDVEVVNRMLPTFGMKSRGKGARAVLSIGKHLDKTNQRSSIYMMICTAKDRAGSKYKLKDNIEKFFTWFVEDGKATVRLKEPAVDICLSKADANSLKNFLSAARLADRGSDTSSLPLSTLTPVRARDVEQPKKKLTITSKKDYPLTSNFPYSLEQLQVSYCKLSRVDMRMLSLKALRKLDLSNNHIKKLPATIGDLSCLSELILHNNHLEAFSQALCLSTLQRTLQVLDISQNRLQSLPAQFCQLRELVNLKLDDNELVCLPFHIGRLSKLRFLSAAHNQLAVLPGDFRKLSLENLDLFGNPFIQPNPLDHRMQLTFPLPLQEIAFRAVANLRIPYGPHLIPAHLCRDLEVGKTCDCGRVCINFYIKTAVSMNLHQVSHTVVLVDDMGGTDAPVQQHFCSLTCYSEFLDNSLQRGIR; from the exons ATGAAGCTACAGTGTGATGTCGAGGTGGTAAATCGGATGCTCCCCACATTTGGGATGAAAAGTCGGGGGAAGGGAGCGAGAGCAGTGCTTTCCATCGGGAAACACTTGGACAAGACCAATCAACGCAGCAGTATTTACATGATGATCTGCACAGCCAAAGACAGGGCAGGATCCAAGTATAAG CTGAAAGACAACATCGAGAAGTTCTTCACTTGGTTCGTGGAGGACGGCAAGGCAACTGTGAGGTTAAAGGAACCTGCTGTTGACATTTGTTTGAGCAAG GCTGATGCAAATAGCTTGAAGAACTTCCTCTCAGCAGCTCGTCTGGCAGACAGAGGAAGTGACACGAGCAGCCTTCCCCTGTCTACACTCACTCCTGTTCGCGCCAGAGACGTAGAGCAACCAAAGAAGAAGCTCACCATCACGTCCAAGAAGGATTACCCCCTCACCTCCAACTTTCCCTACTCCCTGGAGCAGCTGCAGGTCTCCTACTGCAAACTGTCACGGGTGGACATGCGCATGCTGTCCCTCAAAG cTCTACGCAAGCTCGACCTCAGCAACAACCACATCAAGAAACTCCCCGCCACTATCGGCGACCTCAGCTGCCTCTCTGAACTCATCCTCCACAACAACCACCTGGAAGCCTTCAGCCAAGCCCTCTGCCTGTCCACCCTGCAGCGGACCCTCCAGGTCCTGGACATCAGCCAGAACCGCCTGCAGTCCCTGCCCGCCCAGTTCTGCCAGCTCAGAGAACTAGTGAACCTCAAACTGGACGACAACGAGCTCGTCTGTCTGCCCTTCCACATTGGCCGGCTCTCGAAGCTGAGGTTCTTGTCTGCTGCCCACAACCAGCTCGCTGTTCTGCCCGGCGACTTCCGAAAGCTGAGTCTCGAGAACCTGGACTTGTTTGGAAATCCGTTTATCCAGCCCAATCCTCTGGACCACAGAATGCAACTTACATTCCCCCTTCCACTCCAGGAGATTGCCTTCAGAGCTGTAGCTAATCTCAG GATTCCATACGGACCTCACCTCATCCCTGCCCACTTGTGTCGGGACCTGGAAGTAGGCAAGACCTGCGACTGTGGCCGAGTCTGCATCAACTTCTACATCAAGACGGCAGTGAGCATGAACCTGCACCAAGTCTCTCACACCGTGGTGCTGGTGGACGACATGGGGGGCACAGACGCACCTGTGCAACAGCACTTCTGCTCCCTCACCTGCTACTCTGAGTTTTTAGACAACTCCCTACAGAGAGGAATCAGATGA
- the dnaaf2 gene encoding protein kintoun — MELGDEMKDLNLTADEIDKFARAFKDDKFREMLHDYAQEISDPENRKKYEEEIKLLEQERGNRIEFIHPTPFRVIKTSVGGKQKCFVNICSNDKVGRPESKCAVGEDGRRGQSWSLPHTLFPGRQDTDPKGKKFMIYDVIYHPETLYIASKNKRFMDMVDDTAIQGIQRAFKVTLDKNNVREMRTKYKGTPQPSVIRKPIPGCEAKEAPEQPDPLAFPYPDEKRLQTKPAETKNNSDVELESPRTQPRKTKEPTKPNYAVKYRSFIDLQDFRCSRDSAQSPRPKEIVVTIDMPLLKSVTNTNLEVNEKSLLLESENPAYRLELPLAYPVNEDEGEAKFNKQKGQLTVTLPVRPPHEAFDIFVGPATPVGDFQRDSERLEERIEGRHTAEQETRGENCEEEEGERDQEKGEEQSLKGGEEVEKEKEQLERKRQESEEEESQAAKQRNHRTPQREEQEKEESQEREEAQKEVLQLTMWDEQSKSDEISHHNELQEDRYDRAAEKLESGEPSVLKTGTSAGEETTVADKHILIYDRLSSHKAGDEDESLTSAVESTPKTKSPDIQEETAKTKTGRGIEQVGTDAALQNPTFREESQTSFAASTTLSQSGDGADVCISDEVVKSGDTKTSGGDSDRQLTPRSAESVKQREDTDEDDLPAEQIFQISEHDEPAPALLREIDTDGNETVIRDHSTAAGFIFQNKLMYELD, encoded by the exons ATGGAGCTCGGAGATGAGATGAAGGACCTTAACTTGACAGCGGATGAAATCGACAAATTTGCCAGAGCTTTCAAAGACGACAAATTCAGGGAAATGCTGCACGACTACGCCCAAGAAATATCAGACCCtgagaacagaaaaaaatatgagGAAGAGATCAAACTTTTAGAGCAGGAGAGAGGAAACCGCATCGAGTTCATCCACCCGACACCATTTAGGGTCATCAAAACGAGCGTGGGTGGCAAACAGAAATGCTTCGTCAACATCTGTTCCAATGACAAAGTTGGGAGGCCTGAATCTAAGTGTGCTGTGGGGGAGGATGGCCGCAGAGGCCAGAGTTGGTCCCTGCCTCACACTTTGTTCCCAGGGAGGCAAGATACAGACCCTAAAGGTAAAAAATTCATGATTTATGATGTCATTTATCACCCTGAAACACTCTATATAGCAAGCAAAAACAAGAGATTTATGGATATGGTGGATGATACAGCCATTCAAGGGATCCAGAGAGCCTTTAAAGTGACACTGGACAAAAACAATGTGAGAGAGATGAGAACAAAATATAAAGGCACCCCGCAGCCTTCTGTAATCCGAAAACCCATACCTGGATGCGAGGCCAAGGAGGCCCCCGAGCAGCCCGACCCCCTTGCCTTCCCATACCCGGATGAAAAACGGCTGCAGACCAAGCCTGCAGAGACGAAAAACAACAGTGATGTTGAACTGGAAAGCCCTCGGACTCAACCGCGGAAAACCAAAGAGCCAACCAAGCCCAACTACGCGGTAAAATATCGATCTTTCATTGATTTACAGGACTTCAGGTGTTCGAGAGACTCTGCCCAAAGCCCCAGGCCTAAAGAGATTGTGGTTACCATCGACATGCCACTCCTGAAGTCAGTCACAAACACCAACTTAGAAGTAAACGAGAAAAGTCTGCTGCTGGAGTCTGAGAACCCAGCCTACAGACTGGAGCTGCCGTTAGCCTACCCTGTGAACGAAGACGAAGGGGAGGCCAAGTTCAACAAACAGAAAGGACAGTTGACCGTCACACTCCCTGTTCGTCCTCCTCATGAAGCTTTTGACATTTTTGTTGGACCTGCTACACCAGTCGGTGACTTTCAGAGGGACAGTGAGAGGCTGGAGGAAAGAATAGAGGGAAGACACACGGCAGAACAGGAGACAAGGGGAGAGAACtgcgaggaagaggagggagaaagGGATCAGGAGAAAGGAGAAGAGCAGAGTCTAAAAGGTGGGGAAGAAGTGGAGAAAGAGAAGGAGCAGCTGGAGAGAAAAAGACAAGAaagtgaggaggaggaaagtCAAGCAGCAAAACAAAGAAACCACAGGACTCCTCAACGTGAagagcaggaaaaggaagaatCACAAGAGCGGGAGGAGGCGCAAAAGGAGGTTTTACAGTTGACCATGTGGGACGAGCAAAGTAAAAGCGACGAGATAAGTCACCACAACGAACTACAGGAAGACCGTTACGACAGAGCAGCAGAGAAACTGGAATCTGGTGAACCTTCTGTCCTGAAAACAGGAACTTCTGCTGGGGAAGAAACCACCGTTGCAGATAAACACATTTTAATCTACGACAGACTCTCCAGTCATAAAGCAGGGGACGAAGACGAAAGCCTGACCTCTGCTGTAGAGTCAACACCCAAAACGAAGTCTCCAGATATCCAAGAGGAGACGGCAAAGACAAAAACCGGACGAGGAATTGAGCAG gtGGGAACAGATGCTGCGCTTCAGAATCCCACATTCAGGGAGGAATCCCAGACGTCTTTCGCAGCATCCACAACCTTGAGTCAGAGCGGCGATGGAGCTGATGTCTGCATTTCTGACGAGGTAGTGAAGTCGGGCGACACAAAAACATCAGGTGGAGATTCAGACAGACAGCTCACGCCTCGTTCTGCTGAATCTGTAAAGCAGAGGGAGGATACGGACGAGGATGACCTGCCGGCAGAGCAAATCTTTCAAATTTCAGAGCACGACGAGCCAGCGCCTGCATTACTGAGAGAGATCGATACAGATGGAAACGAGACGGTTATCAGAGATCATTCCACAGCTGCTGGGTTCATCTTCCAAAACAAGCTGATGTATGAGCTGGACTGA
- the LOC142366259 gene encoding Krueppel-like factor 11 has product MPSRTFKEMDPHATEHMDQCGSFTKRRRHDSEQSVCSGTSSCSSGLEYTDLEAAEALVCMSSWGQAFFHSSNKPNPCKPRPLTPASDSCDSLLPPEPPEPPRDFVSLSSLCMTPPHSPSFVETPSSTVVQPSSSSTVSTQHHGSGLHQPVLAPIAEKTPALPSPSQACRAMATSVIRHTADRNFCQQHIPLAPKSEKTIHIASDTIVCQQQQQQQQQQECITNIEQMTTPPCPPASLICSETVQLGSPSKPCLDSFPTATSVNIQPQISPPSPSVSTTLSPPPVTSPQIICQMFPVSSQSGIISAFIPSAVQTSSTGIRTATTSILPQSTSANTPSVHQSLIVGSAVPQGTVMLVLPQSSVSQVPHCPQTVMTLGNTKLLPLAPAPVYVPAGPGGSTPATKIDFSRRRNYVCNFPGCRKTYFKSSHLKAHLRTHTGEKPFSCSWDGCDKRFARSDELSRHRRTHTGEKKFACPVCDRRFMRSDHLTKHARRHMTTKKIPSWQADVHNLSKMAASKNPPTKPGIATLSMLVPAGSN; this is encoded by the exons atGCCATCGCGAACATTTAAAGAGATGGACCCACACGCG ACTGAACATATGGATCAGTGCGGGTCTTTCACCAAGAGAAGAAGGCATGACAGCGAACAGTCTGTATGTAGTGGAACCAGCAGCTGTTCCTCTGGCCTGGAGTACACTGATCTGGAGGCGGCTGAAGCTCTGGTGTGTATGAGCTCTTGGGGCCAGGCTTTCttccacagcagcaacaaaccaaaCCCCTGCAAACCCAGGCCCCTCACCCCCGCTTCAGACTCCTGCGACTCTCTCCTGCCACCAGAGCCTCCAGAGCCCCCGAGggactttgtgtctctctccTCTCTG TGTATGACCCCGCCTCACAGCCCCAGTTTTGTTGAGACCCCATCAAGCACCGTGGTCCAGCCAAGCTCCAGCTCAACGGTGTCCACACAGCACCATGGATCTGGGCTCCATCAACCTGTCCTGGCACCCATTGCTGAAAAGACCCCCGCCCTCCCTTCTCCATCACAGGCCTGTAGAGCCATGGCGACCAGCGTCATCCGCCACACCGCAGACAGAAACTTCTGCCAACAACACATTCCATTGGCCCCCAAATCAGAGAAAACTATACACATAGCATCAGATACAATAGtctgccagcagcagcagcagcagcagcagcagcaagaaTGCATTACAAACATTGAGCAGATGACCACACCCCCATGTCCTCCTGCTTCTCTCATATGCTCGGAAACAGTGCAGCTTGGCAGTCCCTCAAAACCCTGTTTGGACAGTTTCCCCACCGCCACTTCTGTAAACATCCAACCACAAATTAGCCCACCCAGTCCCAGTGTTTCCACGACCTTGTCCCCTCCTCCAGTCACCAGCCCTCAAATAATCTGCCAGATGTTCCCTGTCAGCAGCCAATCGGGTATAATCTCAGCCTTCATCCCCAGTGCGGTTCAGACCTCCAGTACTGGAATTCGGACTGCCACCACATCCATCCTCCCCCAGTCCACCTCAGCAAACACGCCCTCTGTCCATCAGTCCCTTATTGTGGGGTCAGCAGTTCCCCAGGGGACAGTGATGCTGGTTCTCCCACAGTCCTCAGTCTCTCAGGTCCCtcactgccctcagactgtcaTGACCCTGGGCAACACCAAGCTGCTACCTCTCGCCCCGGCCCCTGTGTACGTACCAGCAGGGCCCGGTGGCAGCACACCAGCCACAAAGATAGACTTTTCCCGCAGGAGAAACTATGTCTGCAACTTCCCAGGCTGCAGAAAGACCTACTTCAAGAGCTCACACCTCAAGGCTCACCTGCGAACacacacag GTGAAAAACCCTTCAGCTGCAGCTGGGATGGGTGCGATAAGAGGTTCGCCCGCTCCGATGAGCTCTCCCGTCACCGACGCACACACACCGGGGAGAAGAAATTTGCGTGCCCCGTTTGTGACAGGCGATTCATGCGAAGCGATCATCTAACCAAACACGCCCGCCGTCACATGACAACAAAGAAGATTCCCTCTTGGCAGGCTGATGTTCACAATCTGAGCAAAATGGCTGCCAGTAAAAATCCACCCACTAAACCTGGCATTGCCACCCTAAGCATGCTGGTACCTGCTGGCTCGAATTAG